One part of the Glycine max cultivar Williams 82 chromosome 14, Glycine_max_v4.0, whole genome shotgun sequence genome encodes these proteins:
- the LOC100305728 gene encoding uncharacterized protein LOC100305728 yields the protein MKGSLYVADFHMLSTSLSMSKSNNPSSPCQTRVSPSSVRGLSFKVNISWPIHASCIVQRQKKKNNNGFVVVGCAKWDLEADMKPQEDEEKGRSGMATFRHKCGERKGVVELLECLEREAIMGEDVGKEPSDYNRRAQIFDRSSQVFQALKQLNNDVFPESSQ from the coding sequence ATGAAAGGGTCTTTGTATGTTGCtgatttccatatgttatccaCTTCTCTTTCTATGAGTAAATCCAATAACCCTTCCTCTCCTTGTCAAACCCGTGTCTCTCCTAGTAGTGTGAGAGGTttgagcttcaaggtcaacatTTCTTGGCCGATCCATGCTTCTTGTATTGTGCAgcgacaaaagaagaagaataacaatGGTTTTGTTGTGGTGGGGTGTGCAAAATGGGATTTGGAAGCTGACATGAAACCACAAGAAGATGAGGAAAAGGGTAGGAGTGGAATGGCAACGTTTAGGCACAAGTGTGGAGAAAGAAAGGGGGTTGTGGAGCTGTTGGAGTGTTTGGAAAGAGAAGCTATAATGGGTGAAGATGTGGGAAAAGAGCCTTCTGATTACAACCGAAGGGCTCAGATATTTGATAGAAGTTCTCAAGTTTTCCAAGCTCTCAAGCAACTCAACAATGATGTTTTCCCAGAGTCTTCACAATAG